The Halomonas sp. KG2 genome contains a region encoding:
- a CDS encoding FkbM family methyltransferase yields MPSAFFHRLRSASGMVRSLFIYWRPGRQRGLKQLYRPFIQPGDIAFDIGAHLGDRSAAFHSLGAKVVALEPQPALAKWFKRILNQPNITLLPLAAGPQPGYADIAISVSNPTLSTLATEWRHQVGERNPGFQHVQWEQQLSVEVTTLDQLIATYGEPSFIKIDVEGFEAEVLMGLNHPVAALSVEFVAGVLEVSHACVEQLSRLGDYRFNAIAGEQRHFRWATWQSPETITQWLNDGVDGLASGDLYACRADHPLLNEAA; encoded by the coding sequence ATGCCTTCTGCTTTTTTTCATCGGCTGCGCAGTGCCAGCGGTATGGTGCGTTCACTGTTTATTTACTGGCGGCCAGGAAGGCAAAGGGGTCTGAAACAGTTATATCGTCCGTTTATTCAACCGGGCGATATCGCTTTTGATATTGGCGCTCACTTAGGCGACCGTAGTGCCGCCTTCCACTCGCTAGGTGCTAAGGTAGTGGCATTAGAGCCACAGCCAGCACTGGCCAAATGGTTTAAACGGATACTTAATCAGCCTAACATCACGCTCTTACCACTGGCCGCTGGACCGCAACCCGGCTATGCGGATATCGCTATCAGTGTTAGCAATCCGACCCTCTCTACCCTAGCGACCGAATGGCGACATCAGGTGGGCGAACGAAACCCTGGCTTTCAGCACGTGCAATGGGAACAGCAGCTAAGCGTGGAAGTCACTACACTGGATCAACTGATCGCCACTTACGGCGAACCAAGCTTTATAAAAATTGATGTTGAAGGGTTTGAAGCAGAAGTGCTGATGGGGCTTAACCACCCGGTAGCAGCGCTTTCAGTGGAATTTGTTGCGGGCGTGTTAGAGGTCAGCCATGCCTGCGTTGAACAGCTGTCACGTCTTGGCGACTACCGTTTCAATGCAATTGCCGGTGAGCAGCGCCACTTCCGCTGGGCAACCTGGCAATCCCCTGAAACCATTACCCAATGGCTTAACGATGGCGTTGACGGCTTAGCCTCTGGGGATCTCTACGCCTGCCGCGCCGACCATCCGCTGTTAAACGAAGCCGCATAA
- the mdoH gene encoding glucans biosynthesis glucosyltransferase MdoH encodes MPDLHALRPSMPWLNGRRAFFAFTVLATSIGGCIAMAKVVANFAIGWQLTMLILFALTFTWIALAFWGALCGFVLCALRRDPLSLRRQAIENPNASLLISRTALIMPIYAEPPIPTIAGLEATCHSLLQQAEAYGAGTPSAINKYFEVFVLSDTHESAMADIEAAHVAALQQRLAGQIAVHYRRRPNNDGRKAGNIAEFCRRWGRRYDYLVVLDADSLMSGATLLHLVHRMQRQPSVGLIQTVPIPVGQRTLFGRFTQLASALYSPMLATGQSFWQGDAANYWGHNAIIRTRAFMAHAGLPILSGKPPLGGELLSHDFVEAALLKRGGWQVLLDTSATTAVSRHNPYASASHNSFEAMPSNMLDFAKRDRRWLQGNLQHLRLLTGAGFHPISRLHFLFGAFAYLSSLVWLGLLLCTSLMVGYQAIETTSNPPLPEALSLSLLSVTLGMLIAPKLLGLLLTFWQCPHAYGGRLKLVTSTLLEILFAALIAPLMMAWHSLFIINVLIGRAIDWQTQHRGERSLSWRETWHHTGWMTLCGIAWAGTMILFSPSAFGWLTPAWLGLIGAAPLVKYSSSATWGGLVSRKFGLLQTPSSAQQPPLLEEFAALESRSHQSIATLARSSLTLALAPPQEQPGDMPCQSFRHHVQIKTEHAPPTKEPH; translated from the coding sequence ATGCCTGATCTCCACGCGTTGCGGCCTTCGATGCCCTGGCTTAACGGTCGTAGAGCCTTCTTTGCTTTCACGGTGTTAGCCACCAGCATTGGTGGCTGTATCGCGATGGCGAAGGTCGTTGCCAACTTTGCCATTGGCTGGCAGCTCACCATGTTGATCCTATTTGCATTAACGTTTACTTGGATAGCGCTGGCTTTCTGGGGGGCACTATGTGGCTTTGTGCTTTGTGCGCTACGCCGCGATCCACTCAGCTTACGTCGCCAAGCCATTGAAAACCCCAATGCTAGCCTGTTAATCAGCCGCACCGCGCTAATAATGCCTATTTATGCAGAACCTCCCATCCCGACCATTGCAGGGCTAGAAGCAACGTGTCATTCACTTCTCCAGCAAGCAGAAGCGTATGGTGCAGGAACACCCAGTGCTATCAACAAATACTTTGAAGTGTTTGTATTGAGCGATACTCATGAGTCGGCCATGGCAGACATCGAAGCGGCCCATGTGGCTGCCTTGCAACAGCGCCTGGCCGGACAGATAGCCGTTCATTATCGGCGACGCCCTAATAATGATGGCCGCAAAGCAGGCAATATCGCAGAGTTTTGCCGCCGCTGGGGCCGCCGCTATGACTACTTGGTGGTGCTAGATGCCGACAGCCTAATGAGTGGCGCTACACTGCTGCACTTAGTCCACCGGATGCAGCGGCAACCCAGCGTAGGGCTTATTCAAACGGTGCCTATCCCTGTTGGCCAACGCACGCTATTTGGACGTTTTACCCAGCTAGCCTCAGCACTCTACAGCCCGATGCTGGCAACTGGCCAAAGCTTCTGGCAGGGCGATGCGGCGAATTACTGGGGCCACAATGCGATTATTCGCACTCGGGCCTTTATGGCCCATGCCGGGTTACCTATCCTTTCAGGTAAGCCACCGCTGGGAGGGGAGCTATTAAGCCACGATTTCGTCGAAGCGGCTCTCTTGAAACGGGGCGGCTGGCAGGTGTTACTGGATACCTCTGCGACCACCGCCGTATCTCGCCATAACCCTTACGCTAGCGCGTCACACAACAGCTTTGAAGCTATGCCGAGTAACATGCTCGACTTTGCCAAGCGTGATCGCCGCTGGCTACAGGGCAACCTGCAGCACTTACGCTTACTCACCGGCGCCGGTTTTCACCCGATTAGTCGGCTACACTTTTTATTCGGCGCGTTTGCCTACCTTTCTTCGCTTGTTTGGCTTGGGCTTCTGCTCTGCACCAGCCTGATGGTGGGTTATCAAGCCATTGAGACCACGTCAAACCCGCCTTTGCCTGAAGCCCTCTCTCTGAGTCTGTTAAGTGTAACGCTGGGTATGCTGATTGCGCCCAAGCTGTTGGGGCTATTACTAACGTTCTGGCAATGCCCCCATGCTTACGGCGGGCGACTCAAGCTTGTCACCAGCACACTCTTGGAAATTCTGTTTGCTGCATTGATTGCACCACTGATGATGGCGTGGCATAGCTTATTTATCATCAACGTGTTGATTGGCCGAGCCATTGACTGGCAAACCCAACACCGGGGAGAGCGTTCGCTAAGCTGGCGAGAAACATGGCACCACACTGGGTGGATGACGCTGTGTGGTATTGCTTGGGCAGGCACGATGATACTCTTTTCACCCTCTGCGTTTGGTTGGTTAACCCCCGCATGGCTGGGGCTGATTGGAGCCGCTCCACTGGTGAAATATTCTAGCAGTGCCACTTGGGGAGGCCTCGTTAGCCGCAAGTTCGGCTTACTGCAAACACCCAGTTCAGCACAACAACCACCACTTTTGGAGGAGTTTGCCGCGTTAGAAAGCCGCAGTCATCAATCCATTGCCACCTTAGCTCGCTCGTCGCTAACACTTGCTCTAGCGCCTCCCCAAGAACAGCCAGGCGATATGCCCTGCCAGTCGTTTCGCCATCACGTCCAGATAAAAACCGAGCATGCACCACCCACTAAGGAGCCCCACTAA
- a CDS encoding glucan biosynthesis protein — protein sequence MSVRTAAKWMLSFNCLIAFSAIANDDDVFDHVIERAKTLADAPYQPPHETLPSALTSLNYDLYRQIRFNPERAYWRDESPFSMQLFHSGFIFQTPVTINVIDDGDVEPLSFSADDFQYDGDANRLLEHDLTGSGHAGFRLHYPINSDDYADEFAVFLGASYFRLVGRDQAYGLSTRGLAIDTALASGEEFPEFREFWLYKPDEDSDSITLLALMDSPSLSGAYRITLTPGESTEADVEATLFARSDIAKLGVAPLTSMFTFGEAGTERADDFRPQVHDSDGLLIHTGADEWIWRPLQNPSSLRVSAFMDDSPSGFGLMQRERDFNRYLDLEAHYHRRPSQWVEPLADWGPGHVELVEIPTPDETHDNIVAYWVAEEALTAGESRHLHYRTFTLNEQPEANSLGKVVRTRHGNAAVPGEADSPSADQRQFIVDFQGGKLDDLTSSEPIELDISVLNGEVLLPQVKTLPNNGQRATFRLPPSSEPSDIRLRLMVEGEPITETWNYVWYPDA from the coding sequence ATGAGTGTTCGTACTGCAGCAAAATGGATGTTGTCATTCAACTGCTTGATCGCCTTTTCTGCGATTGCTAACGATGATGATGTTTTTGACCACGTTATTGAGCGTGCTAAAACCTTAGCCGATGCGCCTTACCAGCCCCCGCATGAGACGCTTCCCAGCGCTCTGACGTCGTTAAATTACGACCTGTATCGACAAATCCGTTTCAATCCCGAGCGAGCCTACTGGCGCGATGAAAGCCCTTTCAGTATGCAGCTATTTCATAGCGGATTTATATTTCAAACCCCCGTCACGATTAATGTGATCGACGATGGTGACGTTGAACCACTCTCTTTCTCGGCCGATGACTTTCAGTACGATGGCGATGCCAACCGTTTGTTAGAGCATGATTTAACGGGCAGCGGTCATGCCGGTTTTAGGCTGCACTATCCTATCAATAGTGATGATTATGCCGATGAATTTGCTGTTTTCCTTGGCGCAAGTTACTTCCGTTTAGTAGGACGCGACCAAGCCTACGGCCTTTCTACCCGTGGCCTTGCCATTGATACCGCATTAGCCAGTGGTGAAGAGTTTCCCGAATTTCGTGAATTCTGGCTCTACAAGCCTGATGAAGATTCTGACAGCATTACGCTACTCGCCCTCATGGATAGCCCATCGCTAAGCGGTGCCTACCGCATTACGTTAACGCCGGGCGAGAGCACCGAGGCAGATGTAGAAGCAACGCTGTTTGCACGTTCTGATATAGCAAAGCTAGGGGTTGCGCCGCTCACCAGCATGTTCACCTTTGGGGAAGCCGGCACCGAACGAGCTGATGACTTTCGTCCCCAGGTACATGATTCTGATGGTTTGCTAATCCACACGGGGGCCGACGAGTGGATTTGGCGGCCGTTGCAAAACCCCTCATCGCTTCGCGTATCAGCGTTTATGGACGACTCCCCTTCTGGGTTTGGTCTAATGCAGCGGGAGCGGGACTTTAACCGCTACCTAGACCTTGAAGCCCACTACCATCGCCGCCCCAGCCAGTGGGTCGAACCCCTTGCTGACTGGGGACCAGGGCATGTAGAACTCGTCGAAATTCCCACGCCAGATGAGACTCACGACAATATAGTGGCTTATTGGGTGGCCGAGGAGGCGCTCACTGCTGGCGAGTCTCGCCACCTTCACTATCGAACGTTTACGCTCAATGAACAGCCCGAGGCTAATTCACTGGGCAAGGTTGTGCGCACCCGCCATGGAAACGCAGCGGTTCCAGGCGAGGCCGACTCCCCCTCTGCTGATCAGCGCCAATTTATTGTCGACTTCCAGGGCGGCAAACTGGATGACCTGACATCAAGCGAGCCAATCGAGTTGGACATCAGCGTGCTCAATGGCGAGGTATTACTACCTCAAGTTAAAACACTACCCAACAACGGACAACGGGCCACTTTCCGACTGCCCCCCAGCAGCGAGCCTAGTGATATCCGGCTACGGCTGATGGTTGAAGGAGAGCCGATTACTGAAACCTGGAATTACGTGTGGTATCCCGATGCCTGA
- a CDS encoding alkaline phosphatase, which translates to MIRLLLTCITLNFLLVLPLWWRFGEIGSPLIAWEAWLIAPVMLLIRPGSLRRWLAILLVGWLALVSAANLGDAATHTAFGRSLNLYLDVPLVRSIYHLLVGNVGQLAAIFLMLLGSAALLGSLWVMLRLLLPAKPLSVRRASGALAILVMITAAGFAVSEANGKRLVAKSTLPAVNTTRFQWEQVVATHRARVAFSEQLQASPLEPSPLPGLLGRNVLLTFIESYGVSAINDARYSSVVLPTLDDIQQRLGQRDLHAVSGLLEAPIRGGQSWLAHATALSGRWIDNQLWYRLMLESGHSTLISDFSSTGQRTLSVMPAITLAWPEGLAYGFDEIAAAKDLPYAGPALNWVTMPDQFTLDYTQRHLLGEAPVFAQLALISSHAPWTPILPVFEDWSMIGDGRIFAPWEEAGDPPEVLWQDIERIRDHYAWSIDYAVKVTGRWAERVVDDNTLLIVLGDHQAAPLITGDNASAAVPVHVISGDPRLLAPFKVRGFIDGMLPSLESPEEAAKMSQLRHWLQQDFGTPALTSSGSTTETTP; encoded by the coding sequence ATGATTCGTCTTCTACTCACATGTATAACGCTCAACTTTCTACTGGTATTGCCGCTTTGGTGGCGTTTCGGTGAGATTGGCTCTCCTCTAATTGCTTGGGAAGCATGGCTTATAGCCCCTGTAATGCTACTTATTCGCCCTGGTAGCTTACGTCGCTGGTTGGCTATTTTGTTGGTAGGTTGGCTGGCGTTGGTATCGGCAGCCAACCTAGGTGATGCCGCGACACACACCGCGTTTGGGCGATCACTTAATCTCTATCTGGACGTGCCTTTGGTGCGCTCTATCTACCATTTGCTAGTAGGTAATGTAGGTCAACTGGCAGCAATTTTCCTGATGTTGTTGGGCAGTGCGGCCCTGCTAGGTAGTTTATGGGTGATGCTGCGATTGCTGCTGCCTGCTAAGCCTCTATCGGTGAGGCGTGCTTCAGGTGCTCTAGCCATCCTCGTGATGATCACCGCAGCAGGTTTCGCGGTTTCCGAGGCTAACGGCAAGCGATTGGTCGCTAAATCAACGCTGCCTGCTGTTAACACCACGCGTTTCCAGTGGGAACAGGTAGTGGCGACTCATCGGGCGAGAGTGGCGTTTAGCGAACAGCTGCAGGCGTCACCGTTAGAGCCTAGCCCATTACCCGGTTTGTTGGGGCGCAATGTCTTATTAACGTTTATTGAATCTTATGGTGTATCGGCCATTAATGATGCTCGCTACAGCAGTGTCGTACTGCCTACGCTAGATGACATACAGCAACGTTTGGGTCAGCGCGATCTACACGCTGTTTCGGGGTTGCTAGAAGCGCCTATTCGGGGAGGTCAGTCTTGGCTTGCTCATGCCACGGCGCTAAGCGGTCGCTGGATTGATAATCAGCTATGGTATCGGCTGATGCTGGAAAGCGGTCATTCAACGCTGATTAGTGATTTTAGTAGCACTGGGCAGCGGACGCTTAGTGTCATGCCAGCCATTACGTTGGCTTGGCCAGAAGGGCTGGCCTACGGATTTGATGAGATTGCAGCAGCGAAAGATTTACCCTATGCCGGGCCAGCGCTGAACTGGGTCACAATGCCCGATCAGTTCACGCTGGATTACACCCAGCGACATTTGTTAGGCGAAGCGCCGGTATTCGCGCAACTTGCACTTATCTCTAGCCACGCGCCATGGACACCAATTTTACCCGTTTTCGAAGACTGGTCGATGATAGGCGATGGGCGTATTTTTGCCCCTTGGGAGGAGGCCGGTGATCCGCCAGAAGTGCTTTGGCAGGATATTGAGCGTATCCGCGACCATTACGCTTGGTCGATAGACTACGCTGTGAAGGTCACTGGGCGTTGGGCCGAGCGAGTGGTTGATGACAACACTCTATTGATTGTACTGGGAGATCATCAGGCGGCACCGCTGATTACCGGCGACAACGCCAGTGCAGCGGTGCCCGTGCATGTGATTAGCGGTGACCCCCGACTCTTAGCACCTTTCAAGGTACGTGGTTTTATTGATGGCATGCTGCCGTCACTGGAAAGCCCTGAGGAAGCCGCGAAAATGAGCCAGCTGCGTCATTGGTTACAGCAAGATTTCGGCACGCCAGCATTAACTTCTTCTGGGTCAACGACTGAGACGACACCATGA
- a CDS encoding lysophospholipid acyltransferase family protein, producing MTEQSPSKKSRFQARAIIALWKLLARWPLGVLWRIAVRLGPLVYRFSKRERQVTEINLAVVNPEATASQRKALAIQSLRHSAATMLELGHAWMAAPEKVAASILSVHGRDKLDSARADGRGVIVLAPHFGNWEVLNFWLSSHFPFTAMYEPPKIADLEPIIRHGRERMGASLVPTNARGVAALLKALKRSEAIGILPDQEPNWGSGVFAPFYGRDAYTATLLPKLVARTQARVVTGVALRVPGKGFEIHFLDADEQVYSADDVVSATGVNASVEASIALDPTQYQWEYKRYRKVIEQQQGLANAREFRIY from the coding sequence ATGACAGAGCAGTCACCGTCTAAAAAATCACGTTTCCAAGCACGTGCCATCATAGCCCTTTGGAAGCTCCTGGCGCGCTGGCCACTTGGCGTGCTATGGCGTATCGCCGTGCGGTTAGGTCCGCTGGTCTATCGCTTTAGCAAACGAGAGCGTCAGGTGACGGAAATCAATCTGGCAGTGGTTAACCCAGAAGCCACTGCCAGCCAGCGCAAAGCCCTTGCCATACAAAGCCTGCGCCACTCGGCGGCGACAATGCTGGAACTTGGCCATGCGTGGATGGCTGCGCCCGAAAAAGTAGCAGCCAGCATTTTGTCGGTTCATGGCCGAGATAAGCTAGACAGCGCCCGCGCCGATGGCCGCGGCGTCATTGTGCTTGCTCCGCACTTTGGTAACTGGGAGGTGCTTAATTTTTGGCTCTCCAGCCACTTCCCTTTTACCGCCATGTACGAACCCCCCAAAATTGCCGACCTTGAGCCTATTATTCGCCATGGCCGTGAGCGCATGGGAGCCAGCTTGGTACCCACCAACGCCAGAGGCGTCGCTGCCCTTCTCAAAGCGCTTAAGCGTAGCGAAGCTATTGGCATCTTACCGGATCAAGAACCGAACTGGGGTAGCGGTGTATTTGCCCCTTTTTATGGGCGCGATGCCTATACGGCAACGCTGCTACCGAAACTGGTCGCCCGCACTCAGGCAAGAGTAGTCACTGGCGTTGCCTTACGGGTGCCCGGCAAGGGGTTTGAAATTCATTTCCTTGACGCCGATGAGCAGGTTTACAGCGCCGATGATGTGGTCTCAGCCACTGGTGTTAATGCCAGCGTAGAAGCGTCAATTGCGCTTGACCCAACGCAGTATCAGTGGGAATACAAACGCTATCGCAAGGTCATAGAGCAACAGCAAGGGCTGGCAAACGCCAGAGAATTTCGGATTTACTAA
- a CDS encoding DUF4870 domain-containing protein codes for MRDDANKAPLEGEVINDSTSSEQPDTTMAMVIYALYLASFLVGFTSLVGIVIAYVYRGKGPEWLDEHYRYQIRTFWIGLLYGSIATLLTFILIGIPMLLALAVWFIVRCVKGFKGLQEKRAPTNVDSWFL; via the coding sequence ATGCGCGACGATGCCAACAAAGCACCTTTAGAAGGTGAAGTAATTAACGACAGTACGTCTTCAGAACAGCCGGATACCACCATGGCGATGGTGATTTACGCGCTTTATTTGGCAAGCTTTTTGGTAGGGTTTACCTCGCTGGTCGGCATCGTTATCGCCTATGTCTATCGTGGTAAAGGACCTGAATGGCTAGATGAGCACTACCGTTACCAGATCCGTACGTTTTGGATTGGGCTGCTCTACGGCAGCATCGCCACGTTGCTAACGTTTATTCTGATTGGCATCCCCATGCTATTGGCGTTGGCCGTATGGTTTATTGTTCGCTGTGTGAAAGGCTTTAAGGGTCTGCAGGAGAAGCGTGCGCCAACCAACGTTGATAGCTGGTTCCTGTAA
- a CDS encoding VOC family protein: protein MLSGFDHLVVTVTDMGRAVDFYSRVLGLDVRYRDAQRVDLMLGDTALRLHQTDTDIAPVSATPTPGSLDLCLRCQLPLDEFKQHLDALAIDVELGPVARQGANGPIESIYLRDPDGNLLEICRPATR from the coding sequence ATGCTCTCAGGTTTTGACCATCTTGTAGTTACGGTGACTGATATGGGTCGCGCCGTGGATTTTTACTCCCGTGTGCTGGGGTTAGACGTGCGCTACCGAGACGCACAGCGGGTAGATCTTATGCTAGGCGACACGGCACTGCGCCTGCATCAAACCGACACTGATATTGCGCCTGTTTCTGCCACCCCTACCCCAGGCAGCCTGGATTTATGCCTGCGCTGCCAACTGCCGCTGGATGAGTTCAAACAGCACTTAGATGCACTTGCTATTGACGTAGAGCTTGGCCCAGTTGCTCGCCAAGGCGCTAATGGTCCAATTGAGTCGATTTACTTACGCGACCCAGACGGTAATTTGCTGGAAATTTGCCGACCTGCTACCCGCTAA
- a CDS encoding class I SAM-dependent methyltransferase, with product MMRRCPLCYTPEPALYHQDRRRDYYQCATCALVFVPAEQHLDAHQEKAEYDQHQNSPHDTGYRRFLGRLFAPLVAKLPQDSQGLDFGCGPGPTLSAMFEEVGFAMAVYDIFYAPDVEVLNRQYDFITATEVLEHLARPGEELSQLVEKIVPGGYLGVMTKRVSTPAAFARWHYINDPTHVSFFSEATFCWIAERWGMVVEFPAADVVLLRRRPLT from the coding sequence ATGATGCGACGCTGCCCGCTATGCTATACGCCTGAACCGGCGCTTTATCACCAAGACCGTCGCCGCGATTACTACCAGTGTGCCACGTGCGCCTTGGTGTTTGTGCCTGCCGAGCAGCATTTAGATGCGCATCAAGAAAAGGCAGAATACGACCAGCATCAGAATTCGCCGCATGATACGGGATATCGGCGTTTTTTGGGGCGTTTATTTGCTCCGTTAGTGGCTAAGCTACCACAAGATTCCCAAGGGCTAGACTTTGGCTGTGGCCCAGGGCCTACGCTGTCGGCGATGTTTGAGGAGGTGGGGTTTGCGATGGCGGTTTACGATATTTTTTACGCCCCTGACGTTGAAGTACTAAACCGCCAGTATGACTTTATTACGGCCACCGAGGTGTTAGAGCATCTCGCGAGGCCAGGCGAAGAGCTTAGTCAACTGGTCGAGAAAATAGTCCCTGGGGGCTATCTTGGGGTCATGACAAAGCGTGTCAGTACCCCAGCAGCATTTGCCCGCTGGCACTATATAAACGACCCGACGCATGTGAGTTTTTTCAGCGAAGCGACGTTTTGTTGGATAGCCGAACGTTGGGGCATGGTGGTGGAATTTCCCGCAGCGGATGTGGTGTTGCTCCGCCGCAGACCATTAACTTGA
- a CDS encoding ABC transporter permease, translating to MHSVLTIYRLGVKELWSLIRDPIMLILIAYVCSISVYTKATALPESLHMAPIAIVDEDNSPLSSRIITAFYPPQFAIPDKISLREIDPGLDAGQYTFVLNIPPDFQRNVLAGHAPQIQLNIDATRMSQAFTGNGYIQQIVMDEINAFTQRYRNSSAPPVDLVLRARFNPGLEKAWFGSLMSIIDNITMLSIILTGAALIREREHGTIEHLLAMPVTPAEIMLAKVWSMGLVVLVSALLSLYLVVSWALQVPIAGSVTLFAVGAALHLFATTSMGIFLATLARNMPQFGMLMVLVLLPLQLLSGGTTPRESMPEIVQHIMLLAPTTHFVELGQAILYRGAGINVVWPQFLLLLLIGSVLFAFSLSRFRKAIGQMA from the coding sequence ATGCATAGTGTCTTGACTATCTACCGGCTGGGCGTCAAGGAACTATGGAGCCTGATCCGCGACCCGATTATGCTAATTCTGATCGCTTACGTGTGCAGTATCTCGGTCTACACCAAGGCGACCGCGTTGCCCGAAAGTCTCCACATGGCTCCCATCGCCATCGTTGATGAAGATAACTCGCCGCTATCATCTCGTATTATCACGGCGTTCTATCCCCCCCAATTCGCTATCCCAGACAAGATCTCACTTCGTGAGATTGACCCTGGGCTAGATGCAGGCCAGTACACTTTCGTCCTCAACATACCACCCGATTTTCAGCGCAACGTACTGGCTGGTCACGCCCCTCAGATTCAACTCAATATCGATGCCACACGCATGAGCCAAGCGTTTACTGGCAATGGCTATATCCAGCAAATCGTCATGGACGAGATCAACGCGTTTACTCAACGTTACCGCAACTCTAGCGCCCCACCCGTCGACCTAGTACTACGAGCGCGCTTCAATCCTGGGCTCGAAAAAGCTTGGTTCGGATCGCTGATGTCCATCATCGATAACATTACCATGCTCTCTATCATTCTCACTGGCGCAGCGCTGATACGCGAACGAGAGCACGGTACCATTGAGCATCTACTGGCAATGCCAGTCACCCCGGCAGAAATTATGCTGGCCAAGGTCTGGTCAATGGGTCTAGTGGTTCTGGTCTCCGCACTGCTTTCGCTCTATTTAGTTGTTAGCTGGGCCTTACAGGTACCCATAGCAGGCTCAGTGACACTGTTCGCTGTGGGGGCAGCGCTCCACCTCTTCGCGACCACCTCTATGGGCATCTTTCTCGCCACCCTTGCACGCAACATGCCACAATTTGGCATGCTAATGGTGCTGGTACTGCTGCCCCTGCAACTGCTATCCGGGGGTACGACACCACGCGAAAGCATGCCGGAAATTGTCCAGCACATCATGCTGCTCGCACCAACCACTCACTTCGTCGAACTGGGTCAGGCAATCCTTTATCGAGGTGCGGGGATAAACGTAGTATGGCCTCAGTTTCTGCTGCTGCTGTTGATCGGTAGCGTTCTATTCGCTTTTTCTTTATCGCGTTTTCGCAAGGCCATCGGCCAGATGGCATGA